In a single window of the Platichthys flesus chromosome 5, fPlaFle2.1, whole genome shotgun sequence genome:
- the LOC133953481 gene encoding allatostatin-A receptor-like: protein MKILFLEILYCYLPTIIIVPPLAIPANALVISLLLFKPGICCTSEIFTLQLAIFDLLFCFIILSEFIRFLWLPSVESANFVAWSLSQAGGPLLLCLLSLDSYIAVCHPLVFLRLKVPRLRLSMCFVVNVVTALSCLLMKYSRPLRWKVIMVLLCCVIAIISTCSVLILRSLRQTGPGGKELHPMKKRAFKIVLTSFVLVIVHYSPSFCEYLLRACLSSLLGPYSALTSVTYTVLSLSSVAQPLCYLKRTKKLPCRRGSAAETKTVTTALRR, encoded by the coding sequence ATGAAGATCCTGTTCCTGGAGATCTTGTACTGCTACCTGCCCACGATCATCATCGTGCCGCCACTTGCAATTCCTGCCAACGCTCTGGTCATCAGCCTCCTGCTGTTCAAACCTGGCATCTGCTGCACCTCCGAGATCTTCACCCTCCAGCTGGCCATATTCGACTTGTTATTCTGCTTTATAATCCTCTCTGAGTTCATCCGGTTCTTGTGGCTTCCATCAGTGGAGTCGGCCAACTTCGTGGCTTGGAGTTTGAGTCAAGCCGGAGGGCCgctcctgctctgcctcctgagtCTGGACAGCTACATCGCGGTCTGCCACCCGCTGGTCTTCCTCCGGCTCAAGGTTCCCAGGCTGAGGCTGTCCATGTGCTTCGTGGTGAACGTGGTCACAGCTCTCTCTTGCCTGCTGATGAAATACTCCAGACCCCTGCGGTGGAAGGTGATCATGGTGCTCCTGTGTTGTGTCATCGCGATCATCTCCACCTGCAGCGTGCTGATTCTCAGGTCCCTCCGCCAGACAGGGCCCGGCGGGAAGGAGCTCCACCCTATGAAGAAGCGCGCGTTCAAGATAGTGCTCACCTCCTTTGTGCTGGTCATCGTCCACTACTCCCCCTCGTTCTGTGAATACCTGCTGAGGGCGTGTCTTTCCAGTCTGCTGGGTCCCTACTCAGCCCTCACCAGTGTGACCTACACAgttctgtctctgagcagcgTGGCTCAGCCGCTGTGTTATCTGAAGCGAACCAAGAAGCTGCCGTGTCGCCGCGGCTCTGCTGCCGAGACGAAGACAGTCACCACGGCTTTGAGACGCTAG
- the LOC133953482 gene encoding G-protein coupled receptor 4-like — protein MFNSTWSPTGHFFINSTTPGAPAGPPPWYQYHMCSVAPYGYVFYFVVKILNLFVGTPCNVLVIWQIISKKSDASTSDTFILNLAILDAFFCLMTPLDMINRLLLGDSNFWFFLRFTYGVKDIAPLFLVCICLDRYIAVVHPVLFTSVRDNKIRIGISVAVWGFTLSYGVAKSLLDVVKASGIFSGVILFAFAVMVFSNISIIWVLRRSVAGKEVMHPVKKRAFKTVLNILVIIVVNYLPPVALMPFVPYYTLVQYRCQVSTSVFALMDLSCSLEPLLYITKMELKEIKCCGRSLSKKPEEVRV, from the exons ATGTTTAACTCCACCTGGAGTCCCACCGGCCACTTCTTCATCAACTCCACCACCCCCGGCGCCCCTGCTGGACCTCCGCCGTGGTACCAGTACCACATGTGTTCAGTGGCCCCTTACGGCTACGTGTTCTACTTCGTGGTCAAGATTTTGAACCTGTTCGTGGGGACGCCCTGTAACGTCCTGGTCATCTGGCAGATCATCTCGAAGAAGAGCGACGCCTCCACCTCGGACACCTTCATCTTAAACCTGGCCATCCTGGATGCCTTCTTCTGCCTGATGACACCCTTAGATATGATCAACCGCCTGCTGCTGGGGGACAGCAACTTCTGGTTCTTTCTGAGATTCACTTACGGGGTCAAAGATATAGCGCCGCTCTTTTTG GTGTGTATCTGCCTCGACCGCTACATCGCTGTGGTCCACCCGGTGCTGTTCACCAGCGTCCGAGACAACAAGATCCGCATCGGCATCTCCGTGGCCGTGTGGGGCTTCACGCTGTCATACGGCGTCGCCAAAAGCCTCCTGGACGTCGTGAAGGCCAGCGGCATCTTCAGCGGGGTCATCCTCTTCGCCTTCGCGGTCATGGTCTTCTCCAACATCTCCATCATCTGGGTGCTGCGGCGCTCCGTGGCGGGCAAGGAGGTGATGCACCCGGTGAAGAAGAGGGCCTTCAAGACCGTGCTGAACATCCTGGTCATCATCGTGGTCAACTACCTGCCTCCTGTGGCGCTCATGCCCTTTGTGCCATACTACACACTGGTTCAGTACCGCTGCCAGGTCAGCACCAGCGTGTTCGCCCTCATGGATCTGAGCTGCAGCCTGGAGCCTCTCCTCTACATCACCAAGATGGAGCTGAAGGAGATCAAGTGCTGCGGTCGGAGTCTGTCCAAGAAGCCAGAGGAGGTCAGGGTGTAG
- the LOC133953138 gene encoding uncharacterized protein LOC133953138 isoform X2, with product MSSALSRHVLWESEGLVAYLHPRPWTPGSVILESLTPGSPGGSIFHLQEPVYLSWLLGARAVSQLLCERLGVRRCALVSRPHRDRPAQICVLPLHCLDDEWRPHLAGEEEHNAQDPGYCTSKTAPRWSDSSLTEIQTKIRAKLLSPDAPPNLTFLGADPAHPGLFSRIVRGEEQQWRVWEDEGHVAFLTPFPNSPGLTVLVPRRPLTSDIFRLEKKDYEGLVLATQKVSRLLEEGLGASGVGLIFEGFEIDYAHAKLMPLFSPPSSMAGGEITEPRTPRFYPTYPGYVSSEDGPEASLECLKEMHSKITRV from the exons ATGTCCTCCGCTCTCTCCCGTCATGTCCTCTGGGAGTCTGAGGGGCTGGTGGCCTACCTCCACCCAAGGCCCTGGACCCCTGGCTCCGTTATCCTGGAGAGCCTGACCCCCGGCAGCCCGGGAGGAAGCATCTTCCACCTGCAGGAGCCGGTGTACCTGTCCTGGCTGCTGGGAGCGAGAGCCGTGtcccagctgctgtgtgagagGTTGGGGGTTCGTAGGTGTGCGCTGGTCAGCAGACCCCACAGAGACAGGCCGGCCCAG ATTTGTGTCCTCCCCTTGCATTGTCTGGATGACGAGTGGCGCCCTCACCTggcgggagaggaggagcacaaCGCCCAGGACCCGGGGTACTGCACGTCTAAGACAGCCCCCAGGTGGAGCGACTCCAGCCTGACTGAAATCCAAACCAAGATTCGAGCCAAACTCCTGTCTCCGGACGCCCCCCCCAATCTGACCTTCCTCGGGGCCGACCCGGCTCACCCCGGGCTGTTCTCGCGCATCGTGCGTggggaggagcagcagtggcgcGTGTGGGAGGACGAGGGTCATGTGGCCTTCCTCACGCCTTTCCCCAACTCCCCTGGACTCACTGTGCTGGTCCCAcgccgacctttgacctctgataTATtcagattagaaaaaaaagattatgaAGGATTGGTGCTGGCGACTCAGAAGGTGTCCCGACTTCTGGAGGAGGGGTTGGGGGCCTCTGGGGTGGGGCTTATTTTCGAAGGTTTTGAGATTGACTATGCACATGCCAAGTTGATGCCACTGTTTTCACCTCCGTCATCAATGGCAGGAGGTGAAATCACTGAACCTAGAACGCCCCGGTTCTACCCAACATACCCTGGATACGTGAGCTCGGAGGATGGACCTGAAGCCAGCCTGGAATGTCTGAAGGAGATGCACAGTAAAATTACTCGGGTTTAA
- the LOC133953138 gene encoding uncharacterized protein LOC133953138 isoform X1, which translates to MLFTSFILRRMSSALSRHVLWESEGLVAYLHPRPWTPGSVILESLTPGSPGGSIFHLQEPVYLSWLLGARAVSQLLCERLGVRRCALVSRPHRDRPAQICVLPLHCLDDEWRPHLAGEEEHNAQDPGYCTSKTAPRWSDSSLTEIQTKIRAKLLSPDAPPNLTFLGADPAHPGLFSRIVRGEEQQWRVWEDEGHVAFLTPFPNSPGLTVLVPRRPLTSDIFRLEKKDYEGLVLATQKVSRLLEEGLGASGVGLIFEGFEIDYAHAKLMPLFSPPSSMAGGEITEPRTPRFYPTYPGYVSSEDGPEASLECLKEMHSKITRV; encoded by the exons ATGCTGTTTACAAGCTTCATCCTCAGAAG AATGTCCTCCGCTCTCTCCCGTCATGTCCTCTGGGAGTCTGAGGGGCTGGTGGCCTACCTCCACCCAAGGCCCTGGACCCCTGGCTCCGTTATCCTGGAGAGCCTGACCCCCGGCAGCCCGGGAGGAAGCATCTTCCACCTGCAGGAGCCGGTGTACCTGTCCTGGCTGCTGGGAGCGAGAGCCGTGtcccagctgctgtgtgagagGTTGGGGGTTCGTAGGTGTGCGCTGGTCAGCAGACCCCACAGAGACAGGCCGGCCCAG ATTTGTGTCCTCCCCTTGCATTGTCTGGATGACGAGTGGCGCCCTCACCTggcgggagaggaggagcacaaCGCCCAGGACCCGGGGTACTGCACGTCTAAGACAGCCCCCAGGTGGAGCGACTCCAGCCTGACTGAAATCCAAACCAAGATTCGAGCCAAACTCCTGTCTCCGGACGCCCCCCCCAATCTGACCTTCCTCGGGGCCGACCCGGCTCACCCCGGGCTGTTCTCGCGCATCGTGCGTggggaggagcagcagtggcgcGTGTGGGAGGACGAGGGTCATGTGGCCTTCCTCACGCCTTTCCCCAACTCCCCTGGACTCACTGTGCTGGTCCCAcgccgacctttgacctctgataTATtcagattagaaaaaaaagattatgaAGGATTGGTGCTGGCGACTCAGAAGGTGTCCCGACTTCTGGAGGAGGGGTTGGGGGCCTCTGGGGTGGGGCTTATTTTCGAAGGTTTTGAGATTGACTATGCACATGCCAAGTTGATGCCACTGTTTTCACCTCCGTCATCAATGGCAGGAGGTGAAATCACTGAACCTAGAACGCCCCGGTTCTACCCAACATACCCTGGATACGTGAGCTCGGAGGATGGACCTGAAGCCAGCCTGGAATGTCTGAAGGAGATGCACAGTAAAATTACTCGGGTTTAA
- the atf4a gene encoding cyclic AMP-dependent transcription factor ATF-4, whose protein sequence is MTLSQLALEDVGALYLEPSFLAADHMGPLLDQDEEEALSPSSSLEGKAPASPPLSFSSYASSLSPYQTLSSSPPPSPPPAQPSSFLGTKAGVDSLPWLSAGGLLDTHISADCGKDDSFEGMEWMTEKIDLSDFDLDSLIGACSPDDSPSSPEDLLASLDSQMDLDLDSFDSAVPTSPESLVLGLSLSDIPALPLELPSPVEAEAEKIEVAQVVVMKSEPLSPAPSPPPTSPAIMFELSEVDMLDKVATTVTAAIIQDPSGSLGATSPIMISLPIPGPLLLVVANKEEPALISIPEPANDCDVDSGIDSLAGSPPRLPSPSPTLSSTAGSSRTKPYTKPEPTASSSPSAKAAKVKSVSGAPKVVEKKLKKMEQNKTAATRYRQKKRVENDLLSNECDELEKRNQELEEKAESISREIQYLKDLMEEVRKRRNKSLSAAK, encoded by the exons ATGACACTCTCGCAGTTGGCCTTGGAGGACGTGGGGGCCCTGTACTTAG AACCCTCGTTTCTGGCGGCTGACCACATGGGGCCTCTTCTGGaccaggatgaagaagaagctctttctccctcctcttctctagAGGGGAAGGCTCCAGCCTcgccccccctctctttctcctcctacGCATCTTCCCTGTCTCCCTATCAGACATTGTCGTCTtctccacccccctcccctcctcccgcCCAACCCTCCTCGTTCCTGGGAACCAAGGCCGGAGTAGACTCCCTCCCCTGGCTGAGTGCCGGCGGCCTGCTCGACACCCACATCAGCGCAGACTGTGGCAAAG ATGACTCCTTTGAAGGCATGGAATGGATGACAGAGAAAATCGACCTGAGTGATTTTGACCTGGATTCTCTCATTGGCGCCTGCTCACCTGATGATTCTCCCAGTTCTCCTGAGGATCTTCTGGCCTCTCTTGACTCCCAGATGGATCTGGATCTCGACTCCTTCGACTCAGCCGTCCCTACCTCTCCTGAGAGCCTGGTGCTTGGTCTGTCTTTGTCCGATATCCCTGCCCTCCCTCTGGAGCTCCCGTCTCCTGTGGAAGCTGAGGCTGAGAAGATAGAGGTGGCTCAGGTTGTTGTTATGAAGTCCGagcctctgtctccagctccctCGCCACCACCCACCTCTCCAGCAATCATGTTCGAGCTAAGTGAAGTGGACATGCTGGACAAAGTGGCCACAACTGTCACCGCCGCCATCATCCAGGATCCAAGTGGAAGCCTTGGGGCCACCAGCCCCATTATGATCTCCCTCCCAATCCCTGGTCCCTTATTGTTGGTTGTTGCCAACAAAGAAGAGCCGGCCCTCATCTCTATCCCTGAGCCGGCCAACGACTGTGACGTTGACTCTGGAATCGACTCCCTTGCCGGCTCACCGCCTCgtctcccctctccttctcccaccCTCTCTTCTACAGCTGGTTCCTCCAGGACAAAGCCCTACACCAAACCAGAGcccaccgcctcctcctccccttcggCCAAGGCTGCCAAGGTCAAGTCGGTGTCCGGCGCTCCCAAGGTGGTTGAGAAGAAACTGAAGAAGATGGAGCAGAACAAGACGGCAGCCACACGCTACCGGCAGAAGAAGCGGGTCGAGAATGACCTGTTGTCCAACGAGTGTGATGAGCTGGAGAAGAGGAACCAAGAGTTGGAGGAGAAGGCGGAGTCCATAAGCCGTGAGATTCAGTATCTCAAGGATCTGATGGAGGAAGTTCGGAAGCGCCGCAACAAGAGCCTCTCTGCTGCTAAATGA
- the rps19bp1 gene encoding ribosomal protein S19 binding protein 1: protein MSASLLRRGLELLSHDIKDVNKGKKKKRKQQPTPSSATVMDLVSTKRQGVTKQVKLLQGRQGHGKSKATVKNKRIKSAVEEFRKKQGKSHMQANLKYFLGTISKTTDSDTLKILNHNTGRQSRDHPERPAKEPKPVESVFTEKEFQQFQKEYFGTTVKQKK from the exons ATGTCTGCGTCTCTGCTGCGGAGAGGACTGGAGCTGCTCAGCCACGATATCAAAG ATGTCAAtaaagggaagaagaagaagaggaagcagcagccGACCCCCAGCTCAGCCACTGTGATGGACCTGGTGAGCACCAAGCGGCAGGGGGTCACCAAGCAGGTCAAGCTGCTGCAGGGCCGCCAGGGCCACGGCAAGAGCAAAGCCACGGTCAAAAACAAGAGGATCAAGTCCGCAGTGG AGGAGTTCAGGAAGAAGCAAGGGAAGAGCCACATGCAGGCAAACCTCAAGTACTTTTTGGGAACCATCAGCAAAACCACAGATTCAGACACTTTGAAG ATCCTGAATCACAACACTGGGAGACAGTCTAGGGATCACCCGGAGCGACCGGCCAAGGAGCCCAAGCCAGTCGAATCGGTGTTCACAGAGAAGGAGTTCCAGCAGTTCCAGAAGGAATACTTTGGCACGACTGTCAAGCAGAAGAAATGA
- the LOC133953173 gene encoding 3-mercaptopyruvate sulfurtransferase-like: MARQALVTSKWLAEAVGAKGKVRILDASWYLPKLRRSARSEFERRHIAGASFFDIDQCCDRTSPLDHMLPPEKLFADYVGNLGIENDTHVVVYDASEFGAFSAPRVWWMFRVFGHRAVSLLNGGLRNWELDGRPVSGKYMRPEPSEFKASLNRTWVKTYEDMLENLDTKEFQVVDARPLGRFRGLDPEPRDNTEPGHIPGSICVPFNSFLSTSGHFLPKEQLQTVFGRAGIDLGRPLCILCGSGVTACQVAFAAHECGNPEASVYDGGWSEWYTRAAPEHVISEGRGKHL; the protein is encoded by the exons ATGGCGCGTCAGGCACTGGTCACCAGTAAGTGGCTGGCGGAGGCTGTGGGCGCTAAGGGGAAAGTGCGCATCTTGGACGCGTCCTGGTATTTACCGAAGCTGCGGCGCAGCGCCCGCAGCGAGTTCGAGAGGAGGCACATCGCGGGCGCATCTTTCTTTGACATCGACCAGTGCTGCGACAGAACCTCTCCCCTGGACCACATGCTGCCGCCAGAGAAGCTCTTCGCAGACTACGTGGGGAACCTGGGGATAGAGAACGACACGCACGTCGTGGTGTACGACGCCAGCGAGTTCGGCGCGTTCTCTGCGCCCCGCGTGTGGTGGATGTTCCGGGTGTTCGGGCACCGCGCGGTGTCGCTTCTCAACGGTGGCCTTAGGAACTGGGAGCTGGACGGCCGACCCGTCAGTGGCAAGTACATGAGACCGGAACCCAGCGAGTTCAAGGCCTCTCTGAACCGGACCTGGGTCAAGACCTACGAGGACATGCTGGAGAACCTGGACACCAAGGAGTTCCAGGTGGTAGATGCCAGGCCCCTGGGCCGGTTCCGAGGACTGGACCCTGAACCCAGAGACA ACACAGAGCCCGGCCACATCCCCGGCTCCATCTGCGTGCCTTTCAACTCCTTCCTGTCCACGTCGGGTCACTTCCTGCCCaaggagcagctgcagactgTGTTTGGCCGAGCGGGAATCGACCTCGGTCGCCCTCTTTGCATCCTGTGCGGCTCGGGCGTGACCGCGTGTCAGGTGGCGTTTGCGGCCCACGAGTGTGGGAACCCGGAGGCGTCGGTGTACGACGGCGGCTGGTCGGAGTGGTACACCCGCGCTGCGCCCGAGCACGTCATATCCGAAGGACGAGGGAAGcacttgtga